The Nilaparvata lugens isolate BPH unplaced genomic scaffold, ASM1435652v1 scaffold5928, whole genome shotgun sequence DNA segment ACAGTGgctgaattttttaaattgatgatgtatgaattttgataatggtttttgtaactgattttatattgaagaattttgtgtttttgttcttgaaattctgttatatattattatgatgtacCATACATTTGTTTAAGTATATTATGTCAATAAAAAATGTCTATTTCTAATGCCGTTTGAATTTCAGATCTATCATTGAcgcttattaataaaaaattgattgacaaTGTGTAATACATATTAAAATATGGATTAAATACTCAGAGCTAAATAGTACAGTAATAGTTATTTAGAAATCagttaaggactgaaaattttgtgaagtgaacaagaCTACATGGCAACCTAtgtcggactatgtgtaaccttatctaaatttgggagaggaatagcacaaggttacctgattttttctctccctatcattttgatgatgtaattattgtatgaaacaataaaaaataaagaatataatagaaaatcCAACAAAGAGatctatcataatttattttatacagcTCAATTACTCATTTGAGCTGCAAAACTATTCATATCAAACTTTTAAAAAGTGAGtaataataaaaggaaaatattcAACTTATCGTGTAGTGACCTTCATGAAACCTCATGAGGAATATTCAACTAGAACGAATGCACTATAATTAACTGCATTTCTATCTATTGGAACATTTCattttgttaaatattgaaaaagacAGATTTGGAACTTCGCTTCCATTTTAACTCATGTCATAAATAATTAATCCAGTCAACGAACTTCTTGCTAATTTAAAACGATAATTAGACAGGAATGCTTTGATAAATATGCAAAGTGGATCAGGAAGACATTTTAGAGGGAACAATTAAAAGTAAGATTTTATGCAGTTTCCAAAAACGAAAATAAATCCTTGGAACGGGAAAAGTTATAAACATTTATTCTTTAGGATATGATGGGTTATTTATAACCAAAATTGGGATCAAACTTCaattatatattgtagttcCAATGTAGTGATTTATTTGTCACGATATGCCTGTCATTATTccaacaaattttatttatttcagcaATTTTTCACTCCAGTTGTGCTTCAAGTCACTGCTTGTaattagaatattttgaaaaatatatttaaaaatcgtTGAATTTCCAATCATCCAACATTTTCATTATACTgaaatctattaatttatttacctATTACCTATTTACACAAAACACAATTATTCATTAGGATGGttgggaaggaccaacaggcacagcccaaaagtAGAGAAGTAGATTATGTTTCATCACTTCTGAATTAGAGATCCTATtcctaagggccgtttgcacagtgacagtttaaactgattttcatttcaaactggattcaatcactacctccgtaaagaaagccgtagtgcattcgtgtgacgtcagcacaggtagggctcctacaccaataaagacgctagctgatatagatcagctggaatcaatgaatttttattggtgtaggggccctacctgtgctgacgtcacacgaatgcactacgtcTTTGTTTACAGAGGTAGTGATTAAATCCGTATAAAGTCtagttttttataatgtgtttcattttgagttcaagccatcagctgattaaatcgagtATAAAAGCTTTGACTGTCCAAACGGCCCTAAGTGCAACtaaaaaatgtgaaagtgacataatataacttacctacatttggactgttgtatagaTTAGTATTGGAACCATTTTGGGCGATTTatcctgtggtacttttctataagctgtgtaattctgaatgattgaatacagaaataaataaataactttcaTTTATAAGTATTAAAATTCAAAGTATATTGCATAGCTAGCctataaatagaattgaataaatatgatggATTCAACGATATTCTATGATAAATCGATTCTCAACTCTTGGTCAATATATTTGTCCAAATCTGTTTTGATTGATATCAATGAATGAAAGAAAGGACTAAAAAGTCCTAACCTTGCCTgataagaaatattttcatttcatttcaatagatTCAGTGCAAATTCTACCAATTGTTCAACTTTGTTCAGCTATTTTGTTTCttggaaataatattgtatttatttcaattcaaacaaCTTTTCCCTAATCAAGAATTAGAAACCAATATTTCAAAAGCATCTATATATTGTCAAAATATATAGAACACTATTGCACGACACTGGACAATTGTTTACAAAAACTAACAACAGAGATTTTGAATCTTTTTGAAATTAGTTGGTAGGAGAATGTTTAGTATTTTCTTTCTATACCCGGCATAAATGGCGGCCAAATCTGTGTAGAACCATTCGGGCGAATTGAATCCAATGATGCCAACCGAACTGTAGCGCTCCAGACCCAAGTGGATGAATGCTTTGGCCACTATTCTCACATTCTCCTCGTATTGTCTGAaaaacaaacagtaaaatatgaaTATACATGACATACGTATACAATAAAGGTATCATAAAGCCTCTTTTCCATTACTACAGATTTAACGCAGCAACATACTGTAGATCGAATTACGGGAACTTGTAGAAATGGAAACggtctacaaaatttcaaataggcAGTTTCTCAGCAACAATTTCGCCAGAACAATTTGCCGCAAAACAAGTGTTGTTGCGGTTTCGTATTTCGAAATTTATTACTCATctctttttctcaaattttcactTTCTTATCTCAAACCTGCAACCTTTAATTCATGACTCCAGCTACGGAGTCCCTTGGAGAATGCTCTGTTTGGTTgggattttattgttttatgttattttatacaataatttaattcaatgtgcagtgataattaagtgtaatattcaaGTATAATTTGGTGTTCTAatccttctaaattcaaaatttcaagctcatatatatttttggatgaaaattgaacttgaacgttttatagtgggaacataacctatttttgaacatgttatttattgtcaaaatttgggaatggaatagttttgggccaagcctgctattccttcccaatcatatttatatgatttgtgattgtatctacgaatacatgaataaataaataactttgaatcacaaattgactgaatttgtttcaattatcaaattgaaattgattaataagatgaaaataggtctataaccagcCTTGGTAAATCCGGAATCTTGATGTAAAATTGCAAATTAATCTATTAGAGATTATAAGAGATATGCATAAGAGATGTTCATAACAGTTCATAAGAGATTATGCATCACGTATTTCCCACCCTGTACATGTAAAAGCTAATCCCttccttcataatattatatatagagTCGATCACCAACAAGAATTAGCAATATATATActaataaattatcagatataacttgaatcacagaAAATCACTTCAATTATATGAGCTACTTTTGTACAAgttaataaaaacttgtagtacactttataattaaaaactttaaaatatttcaacgactagtttcgaccataggtcgttttcaagttaaaatttttttaattttgaaactagttgttgaaatattttcaagtttttaataataaagggtactacaagtttttatattgttcttattaaaaCTTAAATCACAGCTATCAGGCTGGAAGGCTGTAGTAGCTGAGAATAGGAAACCCTGTATTCCCATCATTTCTATCGACTTCACAACCTGAATCCCAATATAGCTGAATTCCCACATATAAGTGTCAGTGAAAGTAACCGGTTCagtgaacataattattataattcctATGAGTTCTAATACTCATTCGGCCGGGCTGAGTGCGAATAGTCTCATCAAAACTCATTAAGATTATATtttcaccatagagaaaatatagcatgagCTTTCTTTGCTCTATGATTCTACTGCAATTATTACTATAATATATGCTACCTACTCATTTTACTGAAATTCTGCTTTTATGAAAATTGTCCCACTtaccctattatattaagcgagcaatttctgtataaaaatatatatggttatttatgttcaacggatctcgaaaacagctctaacgattttcacaaaatttgaaacatagtaggtttatgatataaaaattcgattgcactaggtctcatccctgggaaaactcactgaaggacatgaaaaggatgataattattcatccttggaaaaacagatgataatttcgtcgtctgttgataacagaagatgcgtgtgcctgtgtgggagagacagaattatcttcagctgtataatcaatcagcttatctcccgagtaataaattatctagaaattttaatcgacttgatcaaaataaactgatttgttgacatgccatggtatatcattctaaatcggagtatataatacttttcaaatttaatcattattttacagttttaagtgattagtgagtgttattttgttattcaatttggtttgtagtcaatctaaattggaactattctgttttcaaatgtttggactgaaaattagacctgaattcaagtgtaaggagcataacctactttttggactatttatagcgtataaatcaaaattcggggaagaaacagttttgggttgtgcctgttagtccttccccaatcattttgaagaattgtgttcagtttatcaataaataaataacgagcgaaactcggtgccccgatattacgAATTAATCCATCCTCAATCCAATTCTTCCACTTTTAATCCTATTAATATCGGCCTATCCATAGGTgagtaatttgtaatttttgtgtTCCAGTTCTTGTGATTTTTatacagttttttaaattttgataagaaAAAGGCTCACTCTTGAGAGATTTTTTTCTTTGATGCTTGTTTTCGCGATTAAGTGGTAAAGAGGACTTACTCCActaaataaagaattttttatttcatttcatgttGTTAGTGAATTTAGTGAAACTTACTTGTAGGTGATCTCTTGGTATTTGCCGTCGGGTTGCTTGAGAGCTAGAGCAATCCTGTCAGGGTAGTTGGTGGCCGTTCTGTTGAGTAGACCTGGCACCGAGATGGGAGGACACTCTTCCAGGTCTTTGCCCCTAATCTTGATTCGGCCGGCCGGATCCGAAGTCCACAGCTCTTCGGAGGGCAGGATTTGGGTGGGGCCTGAAGTCAATACACACAAATAAAGTTCACAAACTTTCTGATTTTAAATAAagtttacaaattatttatttatggaatgAACAAGTTTttgtctccttcacaaatacgTCAgacaattgaatacaaaaatGTTGGAAGAACATACTAAAAAACAGTCTTAGAATATGTTAAAATCAAAAATCTAGTAGAATATTGTTGTGGAGGTAGGCTAAtcggaaataattatttattcatttatacaatactttcattatcaaaatgatagggagaggaaaagtaaggtaaccttgtgctattcctctcccaaatttagataacatatagtccgaaataggttaagtcctGTAGTTCTTCAATACacagaattttcagtcctcaagtattttcataaGTAGATAAttatggcggtcagacaaacgctaaataaataaattcataagtagattttcaaatttagatgcttcaaaactgaacataggagaaatatttcacatttttattactaaaataggaaatattcacatattaaaaatataataaattttgaagaattgccgaaataatctggtgtggcgcactcacacaactttccttgccgttaagaaaattgatcaactgacgctagtgtttccgcgcatatcaaatctactattctaagatctgagacagctggtggcAGGACAATTaaagcgctgcagacacacgaagtctgctatctcttcatagtgaatgatttaatagaatcaacagttgccaacagtttgcaattgaataatcttattttcttgcATTTCGAGCTTACTTTCAatcttaggtgaaaatgttactgaacataaattgtagatattttcatgctgaatcttttccactaattttttttgtttaaattgtataataCAATGATTGCAACAACGTCAGATGTCTAAGGTAGTTaaccatattgaataaaaacgactttatattattgtcaaaaccactgatttatgaAAAACTATTTCAGAGGCCTATTTAAAAAATCTTATAGGACCTGTATTACAGGTAACTTCCCTGTATTATTAGTTGAAATAACAAGCGTGAGTTACATAGAGTTTTCAACTGTAAAGCCATTTACAGGCGATACACCTGTATCACAGGAACGTTTTATAAGTGTTTACAGTGATTTGTTTTATAGATAATGTGGCCTGTCTTACAGGAACTGTGAATTGGataacattttattattgttaaaagcaccataaatattttacaagtaTCAATTATTCAGTTAAAATACTCGTTATTGCATGGATTTGTaaatatagaattataaaagGATTGTGGACTATTTTTCAAGTAACAGAAACAAGAATTgtactttttatttttaaagtcctgtaatacaggcaCTGATACTAGCGTTTGTTGTTACATCATATTATCAATCTCTATTAAACTGGAAGTTTAATAAAACATTGGGCAGCAGAAAATAAAGTGAGGATGAGCCGTaagattggccattagctgctGACCAATGGAGATTCAGCtctagattctattaaatatttttagatattttatagataaataaattataatttacctTCATTTTCAGTGCAACTCAGGTTGATAGTTTTTAGCTTGCCGGCTGAAGCATCATTTGAGctgaaaaaggaaaaataaaagGTTTATAAAATCGTGACAAAGAGAATAGTTCCAATGATTATTTCCAAATAGATAAATTAAGGAtttatacttgaaaaaaaattgtggaGAAAGCTATTTAGACCGTACTGCCAAATGTGTTACTTCTAGAttcacttgataaaatataaaaatccaCCAGCAATTAGAAGAATGTAAAAACACTACATTATATgctaataaaatttcaaataatattaatggaaatatgattAAAACTATAAAGATCTTGTTGCAAATGTGTGTATACAGTGATGAAAAATTGACATGAAAATTCGTAGGGAAAGTAGGTAACTTTCCTTATAGATAAAGGCTAAAGCATCAATAAAAAATGGTTTATCCTTGAAAGAATGGTGTTAATTTTAACAAAAAGAGAATTATCGTTacagaaaaatacatttttaataatgatttcTTTCAATTTGGTTTTATACCTATTGGTAAAAAAGACCTTAAAAATGAAAACTAACTTAGGTACTTTTTGAAATGTAGACAAATAACggaaaatttttctaaaaaaacaTGGAAAGGCTCAACATTtgacaaagagagaaagatatattaTTAGACCTGACGTTGAAGCAAtgatagaaatatattacaaccAAAAAGTAATTAGTCAGAAATCTTTTGAATGactaatataaattatttaattggaTTGAGACTGAAATTCTTTAGAACTCTATGTATTCAGGagttgaatatgaattttattatctgaaatattttagatgaaataaaattgatttgattattgaaaataaatactcACATTTTTACATAGTAACAGGTGTAACAAAACATCACTACAACACTGCCTTTAactttatttaaaattaaaaataaaacactGTCCAATAACCAGGCCTAACCAAGTTTTTATCCTATGTGTtacttttgttttgtttttttttaacttAAGGATTCTATAACTGGGTTTATTGAGTTttcaacattaataaaaattacttGGTTCAATTTCAAATACAGTACAGATTAAATTAGTAAATTTTAATAGGTCTCAATTCCCCACTATTGGATCACTTCAGTATTTCACAAAGTACAACAAACTAAGTTATTCTCAGCATACTTGACAACAGTTGCAATCAACAGTTCTAGTCAAACTGACAATACTTTTGACAACACTGAAGTTGTCAAAAATCACACAGGTTGGTTACCATGGCGACCAGAAGTTCGGGTTATGCCCACCAGACTGCAGCGCTGTGCATTATTGAAAAAGGGCGGAAATTGATGGAAGTATTAAAAGAAACCAATTTTGGGCATGAATAGAAACACTTCAAAAGGTATTGAACGTTAAAGGTCGAGGTGCTTCAATAGAGATAAGTGTTTGTTAGAGTTTCACAAAGAAATGCCAGCAGGGttcaaattctcaataaattggaTGGAAAATTGATGCAAACATTGCATGCATGCATGTATGTCAATGATAGTGAAAAATTGTCCAATTTGGAGTGAAGAAAAAATAGGAATATCTAGGGAGGCAGATATATAAATTCAACATAGTAATATATTAGACAAATATTAAGACAATTATATTAAGATTAAAACTATACATTAGTATTATCTTGCTCAATTCACAGAAAAATTCATTAGACCTAAGAGGTGTATTATTAACTTAATTGTTTAAATGCATAAAactagaaaaaatgttttctctaaattaaaaattatttaaagacATTAGGGATCTATCCTGAATATTtgaggaattatattttttgttatttacaCAATCATAttgttctatatatttttgtaatatacaTTAATATTGTTATTTGATTGTTCATTATTAATGGATCTAGTTAAGATGAACAAGACACtgatatttctataataaagtCTAATTCTAATTAAAAATTTCTACTACAGCTAAGTCATCTTCCAAAACAAAAACTAATTACTTGAATTCActtgtctattaataattaaCAGCCACATCTCCTAGCTACTGTAATACTTTACTAATATAACCGTcgatgataaaaaataatttttgtgtagttgagaagttgatattgtggtcattattcatattgaatgaaaaagactaagaaattgtcaaaaaccacatatttattgatacttagaaagaccggattcggttattacaccattgtcaatctctgataaactaaaagtgggaggagactgtctagctgggccaatggcaggcgttcatgcccttgaccaataacAGTACTTACCCATTactataaattctgctgctcttgtatttagttttagtttattagagattgacaatggtgtaataactgaaaccggtctttctaagtatcaataaatctgttttttgacaatttcttagtctttttcattcaataaaaaaactgtttatttttttataaattcacaGAATTAATCAGGTTGACAACTTTACCATTCTGTTGATAATCTTCTTGTCACATTATACATTTGAGCCAAACATTTTGACACATTTAGAAATTTCACCAAATTTGGAGACTGTTTACTGGATAATTTCACAGAGCAACACTTAAGTCTGTTTACACAGAAATTATACTTCACTACATCTAATTGACCGTTACTGTAGTGTCTTGTAAACTGTCTCTTATTATATGCCATTTTACTGTTCTCATAAAAATTCCAGCATATTTCATGatgtttcattaaataaaaaaatttcgaAAGGTATTATCATGGTTATGGTTATGTACGATTTATGTTTCtaacatttatcatttattttataattttatatacaATTTAAATAGAAAACTCAAAAAAATACGCGCACTTGGATTAAAGTTAATTTAAAAACTGGAACTACACTGTATAATTTggataatttaaaaattaaaacaagaaaatttagtTTGTATAATAGCTGAACGTACAAATTACATTTTACTGATAAATATTGAAGGAGTTATCAGCTGTTGGTTGTAAAGGTATGgcttaattttaataaaaaaaatacattatattttatatttattttttcaatgttttgcagAAAGGTAGGAAGAAAATCCTACCTCTATGGATTTTTCTTTGTCTCCAAGAATATGTATATTCTTGTCCTTAAAGTCTTGTCTTttaatgcattaataaattttattttaatgtttttctaATTTCATTGTGTCAAGTTCAGTTTTTTGAGCCATTTCAATTCATGCCGTGGGTAAAGAGTGAGTTGATAATAATACCCGAAAGACTATCTTtgagaaaataaagttttagaAATGAAATCATCATAAGAGTACAGAAGGAGAATGTAGCCTGAgcataaaaactaaaaattagaaaatggatGCTTTTGATACAAAATTCAGCATAATTACTAAAACATAAAAAAGGAATTTTGATACACTGTACTTCTAAAAGCAGAGATGAATACAAATCAAACTATTAAAAGATGGGATCAGATAAAGCAGAATTTAGAAAAGTAGAAATAACAGAGATTAATTTATAGTAAAAATGGTTTAGAAAAGTTGAAGTTAAactaagaaataaataattatttgcaaTACCTTTGATTAACAGTGACTGAAGGCTTCATTTTCGATTCATTACTTGCGGgctggaaaaataataattcattattattataaaatttcagtTTTGGGTTGATTCAATCATTGACTAGATTCTGAGCATGtatgaagaaataaataaagtaacATTAACGACAAATTAAATGCTCCATAGTAGACTATAATAATTAGATAAGACAGTTCATTTAAAACGTTTCAACTGTGATGAATGAAATTGAGCAACCGGCtctattaaatataaaataatttttacaaaataattttttttagaaaactacaaacaaatatttaaacaaatcctgaatgattttcagaaattcTGAAATGACCAAGttgatttttacaaaattcataaagGAACTGACTCAATTGATTTCAAGACATCCTAGATGACAAAGCTCTATTTTTCTTATGTCAATCTCAGGtttttcatttccaattttcTGTGCAACCTTCTTTTTTAATCGATGATGACGTTTATATTTTTTGGAATAAGGCACTGAAATATCAGATTAATTTTGTTAGAAAATGTTCATTTTGCTTCTCACTACCATTTTGAGTTTAATGTAAGTTGTTTTTTCATTGATTAACATTTCAAACTTGAATCAAATAGGGTAATTATAGAGCCTCCACTTCATTTAAAACGCTTCAATCTCTTATTTCAATTGAAGTACAAGAACAGACTGTGACTaaagaaattttgcatattttaaTCAAGGTTCAAGAAAACTGATTAAGTTGTTTAGGTTGTAAAACGACAAAACCCACACTTTTTACTTGGATAAAAACTTTTCAGTAATTCTTGCTACTGAGTACATTATGCTAGTAGTATTGAATAATctgcaatttatattgaaaacataCTAACttctttattttcattttattctaacTTGAATAGTGTTGAACTGTTGAATGTTAGTAGTTTGAGTAATTAAtccatttaaaatttaaatgtaaaataatgatcactAGAATTAAATAATAGTAATCATTagcttatattttattcgtcaggaaaatatattttcctatcattcaataattactttcataattgagattgaatattttgtttttaactatatttctacattgttgaaaaacgatctggcaacgttttagagctagaaaaggataacaatttctgctttgttgaatgatagactaggatagcagcaccatgttgatcaaatactgccattataacgtgaacctcactaagAATCTGAATACTGTACAATTTTGTCTACTAGCAATAacttttatattcaattttcaatattttttattcttttatcaaCTTTCCAAGTTCATCTATTCGTTTTATGCGCTTTTTCcataaaaacatatataatGTTTAGCTATTCCCTAATTTTATCTGACATTTTTCTACTCACAACGTCGCCATTTCCGTTGGACATAACGGGTGACGATTCCTTGGGTGATTTAGACTTGTGCACGGGCTCATTTGCATATCCATTAGCTACCTCTGTTTCTTCTGTCATTTTATGGGCTGCAATAAAAAGTATTACAAATCAAATTGGTAGTTCATCAAACAGGCAATAAATGtgaagatacaatttttttttcatgatctgtaattgatttttttatggcATATAAATGGATTTTATTATAGTTTggttaatattattcattggtCTCTCAACATagggactatagtgaggtccacgttctaatggcagtgtttgattagcaatggtatagctattcttgtctatcattcaacaaagcagaaagAGCTATCTATATCTTTCTCGTtttcctctgttgccagatcgtttttaacaatgtagaagatAATTAcggtaattaacaaaatatttctttaaaattcattatgaaataattgaaaaacaaacagtcttgcttaataaaatataattgattattttaaacaaaaatgaacagtaaatattacatcaataaacctgtatcatagataaaggataagcataagctatatttcttgtctttGCCTGTATTATCAACCGTCTGAagaaggcattgaaaagacagaggatcggcaacgattTTCTgctatccttctccactgccattataacgtggacctcactataggtagcCAACttgatattcaaaatatattattttgacgtatctatttttgataaacaataattatattcattctttagtTGGTTATTGTTTAGTTTATTGTGATGAAAcactattattatttgatgtaGATTACTAATTGAAATTATCAAGTTATATTTTATACAACTTTTTGTTTCtatgtaaaattaaaaaatcaaaatactttttttcagttttattttattttttacatgttTTGACTTTAATGACACTTTTAAGCAattaatttttacataaatacaaGTAGCCCTTACAAAGAAAATGGATAGGCTATCTGTACCTATTCTTTATTTaagatatagataaataaaattttgttataaTCAAGActtattgttcaatttattatacagttttttaatgtaaatgaTTAATGCAAGCAGAATGATTGTTAAGatagtttttattaaaataaacaaatattatttattgttttatgtatttatttattagcaaTATTGCCTTGGTTTTGAAGCTGTAACAATACAAATTCATTTCagtttattgttgaaaataagtTATGTTTTATCTACCgtgatgaaaaaaaattaattaaattttaattttaatttcgtCAGAGGTATTTTAGCTTTTACTGTGCACAATTAGGGTATCAATATCTAGCAAAAACTGGtacttgataaataataatgtcaaTGTTTATTTTAGTTTGGAAATTACCGTATTTAATGCTCTTGACAAAATTAGGTTATAACCGTGTTGAATTTGTGAAATACcgttcaaaaatgtataatttgtacttacaatgatttctgcaaaacatattttttaatcacattaataaaattatttgacaAATATCTTAATATGCcagtttacaaaatttaatcaatattattgtttctgTATAAG contains these protein-coding regions:
- the LOC120356136 gene encoding long-chain-fatty-acid--CoA ligase ACSBG2-like; amino-acid sequence: MTEETEVANGYANEPVHKSKSPKESSPVMSNGNGDVPASNESKMKPSVTVNQSSNDASAGKLKTINLSCTENEGPTQILPSEELWTSDPAGRIKIRGKDLEECPPISVPGLLNRTATNYPDRIALALKQPDGKYQEITYKQYEENVRIVAKAFIHLGLERYSSVGIIGFNSPEWFYTDLAAIYAGYRKKILNILLPTNFKKIQNLCC